The following is a genomic window from Stenotrophomonas maltophilia.
AACACGGCAGGATTCATCGCCACGGTCTGTGGCCTGTTCCGCGCCGGCCTGGTGCCGGTGTACGCGCTGCCCGCCCACCGCATCACCGAACTGGTGCATTTCGCCCGCAAGGCCGAAGCCAGTGCCTACATCACCACCGACCTGCACGATGGCTTCGATCACCGGGCGCTGGCGCAGGCATTGCAGGCCGAAGTGCCGGCGATACGCGAGGTGGTGATCGATGGCAATGCACAGGCGTTCACCGCGCTGGATGCCCTGCAGGGCGACCGCGCCCGGTTGCCAGCCGACCCGGACCCGCAGTCGGTGGCCTTCCTGCAGATTTCTGGTGGCAGTACCGGCCTGTCCAAGCTGATTCCGCGCACCCACGACGACTACATCTATTCGTTCCGCGCCAGCAACGCGATCTGCGGCATCGACCGCGACAGCGTGTACCTGGTCGCGCTGCCGGCCGCGCACAATTTCCCGATGAGTTCGCCGGGTTTCTTCGGCGCGCTGTATGCCGGTGCCCGCATGGTACTCAGCCCCGGCCCCGGGCCGGATGCCGCTTTCCCGCTGATCGCCCGCGAGCGGGTGACCTGCTGCGGCCTGGTGCCGCCGCTGGCGCTGCTGTGGGCGCAGGCCGCAGCCACCGCCAAGCACGACCTGTCCAGCCTGCAGGTGCTGCAGGTGGGCGGTGCCAAGCTGGTGCCAGAGGCGGCGCGGCGGGTCATCGAGGGTCTTGGCTGCACATTGCAGCAGGTGTTCGGCATGGCCGAGGGCCTGGTCAACTACACCCGGCTGGATGATCCGGAAGACCTGATCGTGGCCTGCCAGGGCCGGCCGATCAGCGAGCATGACGAAGTGCGCGTGGTCGATGACCACGACCAGCCGGTCGCCGAAGGCGAGGTCGGGCATCTGCTGACCCGTGGTCCGTACACCATCCGTGGCTACCACAACGATGCGGTAGCCAACGCACGCGCGTTCACCGACGACGGCTTCTACCGCACGGGTGATCGCGTGCAGCAGCTGCCCGGTGGCTACCTGGTGGTGCAGGGCCGTGCCGGTGACCATATCAACCGCGCGGGCGAGAAGATCTCCGCCGAGGAGATCGAGGACCACCTGCTGGCCCACGCTGGCGTGTTCGACGCCGCCGTGGTCTCCATT
Proteins encoded in this region:
- a CDS encoding (2,3-dihydroxybenzoyl)adenylate synthase, which produces MNTPTVSSRLPLQQVWPEPLVARYREAGHWRGETFPGFLRERAERYADDIAVVAGDVRLSYAQLWHEAGRIGAGLLERGLEPGERVLVQLGNTAGFIATVCGLFRAGLVPVYALPAHRITELVHFARKAEASAYITTDLHDGFDHRALAQALQAEVPAIREVVIDGNAQAFTALDALQGDRARLPADPDPQSVAFLQISGGSTGLSKLIPRTHDDYIYSFRASNAICGIDRDSVYLVALPAAHNFPMSSPGFFGALYAGARMVLSPGPGPDAAFPLIARERVTCCGLVPPLALLWAQAAATAKHDLSSLQVLQVGGAKLVPEAARRVIEGLGCTLQQVFGMAEGLVNYTRLDDPEDLIVACQGRPISEHDEVRVVDDHDQPVAEGEVGHLLTRGPYTIRGYHNDAVANARAFTDDGFYRTGDRVQQLPGGYLVVQGRAGDHINRAGEKISAEEIEDHLLAHAGVFDAAVVSIPDEYLGERSCAFVIPQGEPFKAPALKAWMRGRGLAAFKVPDQIVFVDSFDTTAVGKISRRELRAQLRARHLQQTGGTR